One segment of Paenibacillus sp. FSL R7-0337 DNA contains the following:
- a CDS encoding MFS transporter encodes MEKITKLRGFYLFLGLAGGSFGSYLSLLLKSNGLEVSQIGVLMAIGTLIAICVQPLWGMVSDRYNQARLVLILSVAVPAVLAVLYRSEYFIVLMLVYTVSTIFSSTQAPIADSYAIAAANRAGATYGSIRMMMSIGAAVGAIAGGQYVSKFSVSTIWLPFLLLNSIAVVIAFTLPKQAEENHMMSQSFSQGIKKLLGNRIFLAFLGGSFLVNQTMTAFGTYFVIAFQSVGGSTSSAGIALFLASITNVPSMFFASRVIRRLGMERTLLLGALIYVLRWGVQVAFPYPSVMIGVQVLHGLSFGFFYIAAVEYVSKITSAEMQATGQSVFNIVFSGLAGILGNLLNGMLLNQGGVGLMNLSCMISAAAGAALLVYVARSSRRKLPLTSASGGVGA; translated from the coding sequence ATGGAAAAAATAACAAAGCTGCGCGGGTTCTATCTGTTTCTGGGACTGGCCGGGGGCTCCTTCGGCTCCTATCTCTCGCTGCTGCTGAAATCAAACGGACTTGAAGTCAGCCAGATCGGCGTGCTGATGGCTATAGGGACGCTGATCGCCATCTGTGTGCAGCCTTTATGGGGAATGGTCTCCGACCGGTATAACCAGGCGCGGCTGGTGCTGATTCTGAGTGTGGCTGTTCCGGCGGTGCTTGCGGTCCTGTACCGTTCGGAATATTTCATCGTGCTGATGCTGGTGTATACCGTGTCCACGATCTTCTCCTCTACACAGGCGCCTATAGCCGACTCGTACGCCATAGCGGCTGCAAACAGGGCTGGAGCCACTTACGGCAGCATCCGCATGATGATGAGCATAGGCGCCGCCGTAGGGGCCATTGCGGGGGGACAGTATGTATCCAAATTCTCTGTATCGACCATCTGGCTGCCGTTTCTGCTGCTGAATAGCATCGCTGTAGTCATTGCCTTCACCCTTCCCAAGCAGGCGGAGGAGAATCACATGATGAGCCAATCCTTCTCCCAGGGAATCAAAAAGCTGCTCGGCAACCGTATATTCCTGGCTTTCCTGGGTGGGAGCTTTCTGGTCAATCAGACCATGACGGCCTTCGGGACCTATTTCGTGATTGCCTTCCAGTCGGTTGGGGGGTCCACCAGCTCTGCGGGAATCGCTCTGTTCCTGGCGTCCATTACCAATGTTCCATCCATGTTCTTCGCCTCCCGGGTTATTCGCAGGCTCGGCATGGAGCGGACGCTGCTGCTTGGAGCGTTAATCTATGTACTGCGCTGGGGCGTCCAGGTGGCCTTTCCGTACCCTTCCGTCATGATCGGCGTACAGGTGCTTCACGGCCTCTCGTTCGGGTTCTTTTATATCGCGGCGGTTGAATATGTATCGAAGATTACCTCAGCGGAGATGCAAGCGACCGGGCAAAGTGTTTTTAACATCGTATTCTCCGGGTTAGCCGGGATTCTCGGCAATCTGCTGAACGGGATGCTGCTGAACCAGGGCGGGGTCGGGCTGATGAACCTCTCCTGCATGATTAGTGCGGCTGCGGGCGCGGCTCTGCTGGTCTATGTCGCCAGAAGTTCACGCCGTAAGCTGCCGCTTACGTCTGCATCCGGCGGTGTCGGCGCTTAG
- a CDS encoding thioesterase family protein, with product MNPHQPGWASRWHSTSIRVRYQETDQMGVVYHANYLIWFECGRTEMFRELGFDYRRLEGLGLLLPVTSADLQFKSPARYDDLITVYARLTTFSALRVVYEYEIRRIAAGQEGQERTAGELLVSGSTSHVWLNGEWRPVRIDRAQPELFQAILAALNEEE from the coding sequence ATGAATCCGCATCAACCGGGATGGGCCAGCCGCTGGCACAGTACCTCCATCCGTGTACGTTATCAGGAGACCGACCAGATGGGTGTGGTCTATCATGCCAACTATTTGATCTGGTTTGAGTGCGGCCGCACGGAGATGTTCCGTGAGCTGGGCTTCGACTACCGGAGGCTGGAGGGCCTCGGTCTGCTGCTGCCGGTAACCTCTGCAGATTTGCAATTTAAAAGCCCCGCGCGATATGATGATCTTATTACCGTATATGCGCGGTTAACCACCTTCTCGGCTCTGAGGGTTGTGTATGAATACGAAATCCGCCGGATAGCGGCGGGTCAGGAAGGGCAGGAGCGGACCGCTGGCGAGCTTCTGGTCAGCGGCTCGACGAGCCATGTCTGGCTGAACGGGGAATGGAGGCCTGTGCGGATCGACAGGGCACAGCCTGAGCTGTTCCAGGCCATCCTGGCTGCGCTGAACGAAGAAGAATAG
- a CDS encoding FxsA family protein produces the protein MIRNKWLWAALFAVPAVELFGFIYVSSFLGAPKTLLIMLATSVIGLLMMRFEGKKVLQDSRTHMQEGRVPGRTMLDGLCIFFGGLLLILPGFVTDLIGFTLVFPLTRPLYRVFLLKWIEKKMKNGTFTFYRR, from the coding sequence ATGATCAGGAACAAATGGCTGTGGGCCGCCTTATTTGCAGTCCCGGCCGTGGAATTATTCGGTTTCATCTATGTCTCAAGTTTTCTTGGAGCGCCCAAGACACTGCTGATCATGCTGGCTACTTCAGTCATCGGTTTGCTAATGATGCGGTTCGAGGGCAAGAAGGTACTGCAGGACAGCAGAACACATATGCAGGAGGGACGGGTGCCCGGACGGACCATGCTGGACGGCTTATGTATTTTCTTCGGCGGTCTGCTGCTGATTCTGCCTGGATTTGTCACGGATCTGATCGGCTTTACTCTGGTATTTCCGCTGACCCGGCCGCTCTACCGGGTTTTTCTGCTGAAATGGATCGAGAAGAAGATGAAAAACGGCACGTTCACCTTCTACCGCAGGTAG